From the genome of Sulfurovum sp. NBC37-1, one region includes:
- a CDS encoding 30S ribosomal protein S1, translated as MKFEDIEIEDVDFEAMLEESFKKSESRSDLVTGTVVKIDEKDNLAVVDIGGGRDANLALDEIKDEEGNILFNVGDNIDVLNMGRGRISYKAALGRAALNEFISEYDEEQEYIIEGVVTKKNKGGYVVEVDGLEFFMPRTLSYLSSKPGFEAIGKKVKAVIVKVDKDKGSVVVSRKELIERDKAKTDEIVGELLENKEPVVGTIKKITSYGMFVDVGGMDGLVHYSQISHKGPVNPSKYFQEGDEVNVIALDYDKKKRHLSLSIKDANPDPWADIDSIIGVGDTVTATVSNIEPYGVFVDLGEDLEAFLHVSEISWDKNVKHPKDYLTNGEEINVEVIEVDKEGRRLRVSLKSLLPKPMDAFTQQYRVGDVVKGTVTSITDFGAFVKVGSVEGLLHNQEISWDKSKNAKSELAVGDEVEVKIIKIDKDAGKISLSKKALEDSPIKAFAQTHKNGAIVTGTVKDKKDFGVFIALEDNVDALIRTEDLHPLKFDEIEKGQEIKGVISFIDENNDRIRVSVKRLERQEEREAMEQLNLNQDDSMTLGDAFGDKFKK; from the coding sequence ATGAAGTTCGAAGATATCGAAATAGAAGATGTAGATTTTGAGGCGATGCTTGAGGAATCGTTTAAAAAATCAGAATCAAGAAGTGATTTGGTAACCGGTACGGTCGTTAAGATCGATGAGAAAGACAATTTGGCTGTAGTGGATATCGGTGGCGGTAGAGATGCAAACCTTGCGCTCGACGAGATCAAAGATGAAGAAGGAAATATCCTCTTTAACGTCGGTGACAACATTGATGTATTGAACATGGGTAGAGGACGTATCTCTTACAAAGCGGCACTCGGAAGAGCGGCATTGAACGAGTTCATCTCTGAGTATGACGAAGAGCAGGAATATATCATCGAAGGTGTTGTGACCAAGAAGAACAAAGGCGGATACGTCGTTGAGGTGGATGGTCTTGAATTCTTCATGCCGCGCACGCTTTCATACCTTTCTTCGAAGCCAGGTTTTGAAGCTATTGGCAAAAAAGTCAAAGCAGTCATCGTGAAAGTCGATAAAGATAAAGGGTCAGTTGTTGTTTCAAGAAAAGAACTTATCGAAAGAGATAAGGCGAAAACAGATGAGATCGTTGGAGAACTTTTAGAGAACAAAGAGCCTGTCGTAGGTACGATCAAAAAGATCACATCTTACGGTATGTTTGTAGATGTGGGTGGAATGGACGGTCTTGTTCATTATTCACAGATCTCCCATAAAGGTCCGGTCAATCCTTCCAAATATTTCCAGGAAGGTGACGAGGTCAATGTCATTGCACTTGACTATGATAAGAAAAAAAGACATCTTTCTCTTTCTATCAAAGATGCCAATCCTGATCCTTGGGCAGATATCGATTCTATCATCGGTGTAGGCGATACAGTAACAGCAACAGTTTCTAACATTGAGCCTTACGGTGTATTCGTTGATCTTGGTGAAGATCTTGAAGCATTCCTTCATGTATCTGAAATTTCTTGGGATAAAAATGTCAAGCACCCCAAAGATTATCTGACAAATGGCGAAGAGATCAATGTTGAAGTGATCGAAGTTGACAAAGAAGGCAGAAGACTCAGAGTAAGCCTCAAGAGCCTTCTTCCAAAACCTATGGATGCATTTACGCAGCAGTACAGAGTTGGCGATGTGGTCAAGGGTACGGTAACTTCCATCACGGATTTCGGTGCATTTGTTAAAGTAGGTTCTGTAGAGGGTCTTCTTCATAATCAGGAGATCTCATGGGATAAGAGCAAAAATGCCAAGTCAGAGCTTGCAGTCGGTGATGAAGTTGAAGTGAAGATCATCAAGATCGACAAAGATGCAGGTAAGATCTCTTTGAGCAAAAAAGCGCTTGAAGATTCTCCGATAAAAGCATTTGCACAGACTCACAAGAATGGTGCCATCGTAACCGGCACAGTAAAAGACAAAAAAGATTTCGGTGTGTTCATCGCGCTTGAAGACAATGTGGATGCATTGATCAGAACAGAAGATCTTCACCCGCTTAAATTCGACGAGATCGAAAAAGGGCAGGAGATCAAAGGTGTGATCTCTTTCATCGACGAGAACAATGACAGGATCAGAGTTTCTGTTAAAAGACTTGAACGACAGGAAGAAAGAGAAGCAATGGAGCAACTCAATCTTAATCAGGACGACAGCATGACACTTGGTGATGCTTTCGGTGACAAGTTCAAAAAATAA